The window TCTGTTGGCTTATCCTGTATCGTCTATCCTTGACAAAGAGCGGTACGATGGCAGCCAAAAGTACTACTATTAGTCCTGCTATAGCCTTGCTTGAGAAGTCCATCTTCGCCCATATTGAATCCTGTACAGGATTCTTTGCGGCATACTGAAGTCCACGCTGTACGTTGCCGATGATAGCCTTTGACGAGAATGTAGCACCTGAAACGGCATCCACTTTTAGCTTCTGAGCCTCTTCTACGGTATGTCCGTTCCATTTGGTCAGAAGTGCTGAAGCCTCCTTAAAGAAGTCGGGTGTCTCTGAATTTTCAAGTGCCTTGACACTCTTTATCTTACCATTTTCCAAGGTAATCTCTAAGGGAACGGTTCCTCCGTAGCCTATGATATCCTTACCAAGTTCAGTAGTATTCAACCTAACCGAACCATCTTCAAGGACAACCATTGTCTCTGTCTTTGCTGAATCCGTTTGTTGCTGTTTCAATTCACGTCCTACAACCTTTCCATCTCTACGAATACTGACTGCTATAACCAGCAGAACACAAGTCAGCAAAGATAGCAACTGCTGTAGTTTTCCTGAATAATTACTCATATTATTGTCTTATAATCTTTCCTTCATATACCTTCCACATCAGCTTTAACGTCTGATATGAAAGAGGTTTTATTTCTTCCATGCACCTACAACATAACGATATAACCACGCTTTGCCAACTCTGGATTGGGCAGAAAGCCCATATAATCCTCATCAGAGTACATTACAACAACACCGATACCGGTTTTAGTTGTTTTAGTTGTTGGCTGATAGACAACTGCCGACTGATGAATTAACTTTTCATATTCCATAGAATAAGTTGCACCTTCTGCCATAACAGGAACCATATTCATTACAAGTCCCATAACAAATAATAAAATTTTCTTCATTGTTTTGACTCCTAAATATTACTACTATCACATATTCATACACACGTGTATGGACAAAAATGGAGTTACTTCGGCTGAGATTGAATGCCCTGGTTTCTACCAAAACCATGTATATGACGAATACTAATAACGAAGGTTTAATCTCATCCCTCATCTTTTTATCCTACTAACAGCTGCGAAGAAGGAAAATCATACTCTATCTTATTAATGTATCATCCTTCCATCAGGCTGGGAAACGTCCATCTCTCCACTTACCATATAGACCAACGTATACTCTATCACCATATTTTCACAAAGCATATTCTTGTCCACGTGACATAAGAACGTGACATAAGAAAAACATATCTGCCTAATTATTTACACCGATATCCTGATTGAAATCTATACCTTTATTGGCTCTTTCGTTAAATGGATAGATTGGAAACAGAATAAAGACTTATTGCTTACACGCTATGACTTTCCAGAATCAATGGTCTTACAAAGGGGACAAGCTATAAGATAGAATGTAGGAAAGACAAACACATACTATACCTATCATTACCATATCTCTCTGTCTTCTACAAACAACTTATTTCCATAGAAACCAATGGTTGTAAACTATTTTCGTATTACTCATAACCGATATATGCTCTTTTGGCTTTGAAAAGACGCCTAATTGAGTTGCAATAGATGCCCTTTTGAAGTCTAACTAACGCCCTTTTGAAGTCCAATTGGGCACCTTTTTCTTATAGACTTCATAACAAACTGATTTGCTGATGGTTGCAAACTTGCCTTTTATACGTATTTTACTGCTTTATTTTAAGTATTACAGACAAGTTTATGTAATGATTTTTCAGCATCTTATCTGCAAAATCTTCGATGTGTCAAAAGAAAAGGTTTTCTGTATAGGAAGATAAATATAGCAGACGACCAAGACAGTCTTAGCCCTCTTTTTGTTCAATGAAAACCTTTAGCTCTTTTTCGTAAAAGCTATACGGAAAGTATCTACGCATTTAACGGAAGAACCCCCTTTATTTCCATATCCGATTTATTATTTTCTGGATATAAAGGTATAGATAAATTTAACACAAACCAATCATTAAAGATTAAACATATTTTTGTTTTATTATCGAGTAGAGTGTTTGGCTTTGTAACGCAGGCGTAGCGGGCTACGTCAAGTTATAAAGACAGACAAGACGCAGATAAGAAAACGCTTGCAGTGACTGTCCATCGTAGTGATAAACCAAAAGTAAGCTTTAAGTTTTATGAATCAAAAAAGGCAAAAACTCATCATTTTCTATGAGGGAGAAGGGCAAAAAATCCCTCTTTATGCACTTTTCAATCATCAAAATACCCATAAATGAGTATTGTTGTGGAGAATAAGTTTTATTAACTTTGCACTCCATTTTAAAAACAATATTAATATTTATAAACAATAAGTAGACTTACGTGCTTAGCAACATATACAAACCTGTTGAGATATGTAGAAATATCAAGGGATAAAAAAAGCATTGTAAGGCAAAAATATCACTATGCATTATAGAATGAAGATGCTGCCTCTGCTCCTCGCACTGACAACAGCCAGTGGGTATGCCCAGAACTCACAAGACAGCCTGTCCAGACCAAAGAGCATACTGACAGATTCGGTTCATAAACTGACGGAGGTAGTAGTAAGTTCAAATCAGATGTTGGGTAGTAAGTTTGAAGCCAGCAACCGTACCGGTTCAGCTTATTATATTTCTCCAGCAGAGATTCTGAAATTCGGCTATACGGATATCAACCGTATGCTCAAGAGCGTTCCCGGTGTGAACGTGTATGAAGAAGACGGTTACGGTCTACGACCAAATATCAGTTTGCGTGGTACAAAGGCTGAGCGAAGCGAGCGCATCTCACTAATGGAGGATGGTGTGTTAGCTGCACCTGCACCTTACTCAGCTCCTGCCGCTTACTATTTCCCAAATGCTGGACGTATGTATGCCATCGAGGTATTAAAGGGAAGTAGTCAGGTGCAGTACGGTCCGTTTACCACGGGTGGTGCCATTAACATGGTGTCTACGCCAGTACCTTCGAAGTTTACAGCCCGCTTGAACACCTCCTACGGCAGCTATAACACACTGAAGTCGTATGTAAGTATTGGAAACGGCTTCAAGCATACAGGATTCCTTGTAGAGTATCTTCGATATCAGTCTGACGGATTCCGCAAAGACGAGCCAAATGAGCGTACAGGCTTCAAGCGTAACGACCTTATTGCAAAATTCTTGGTACGTACGAATAAAGATGAAGGTATAAACCACCTGCTCGAACTAAAGTTCGGCTTTGCCAATGAGACTTCAGACGAAACCTATCTGGGACTATCAGAAAGCGATTTCGCACATCACCCTTACTTCCGTTATGCTGGTGCACAGAAAGACAACCTTAAAACCCGTCACACACAATGGGTAGCAACCTATCTGATTGAATCGGGTAATAAATTGAAGATAACAACCAATCTATATTATAACTATTTCTTCCGTAACTGGTATAAACTCAATGAGGTTCGAGCTGGTATTACTAAGGCTGAGCGTCGTTCTATATCTGATGTATTAGCTGACCCTGAAACTAATCAGGACTACTTCGACATCGTTACAGGTAAGAAGAACTATGCCGGTGAAGCACTGATGTTGCGTGCCAACAACCGTGTGTACCATTCGCGCGGTATACAGTCGAAGGCTGAATATCGCACAATGCTGTGGGGTGGCTACTTGACAGCCGAGATGGGACTGCGCTATCATGCCGACAGCGAAGACCGTTTCCAGCATGACGACGCCTATGCTATGCAGGATGGCAGAATGAGTCTCTTCCTTGCTGGTCTGCCTGGCAGCCAATCGAACCGTATCACTACGGCACACGCCTTCTCGGGCTACTGGATGGGAAAATGGTCGAAGGGTATTGTCACCTTTAATGTAGGTATGCGCTATGAAGACGTAGAACTGCTGAACCGCAATTACACCACATCAGACCTCCGCCGCACAGGTATGGTGCGCATCGAGACACCTAACCATGCACGCGCGCTCCTTCCAGGTGCGGGCTTCAATATCAAGCTACTACCTGAGCTCTCGTTCATCGGTGGTATCCATAAAGGTTTTGCACCACCAAGTGCAACGCTTGACCAGAAAGCAGAGAGCAGTGTGAACATCGAGTCGGGACTACGCTTTACTACGAAGAAACTGCGTTGTGAGGCAATAGCCTTTGTCAACAACTATTCAAATATGTTAGGTAGTGACCTTGCTGCACAGGGCGGTCAGGGTACACTTGAACAGTTCAATGTGGGCAAGGCAATGGTAAATGGTCTGGAACTTCTGTGTACCTATCACCCACTGCCACGCCATCTGGGATTCCAGTTGCCTATCCAACTCTCCTACACCTACACAAATACCAAGATGAAGAACGACTTTGTTAGTTCAGCTTGGGGTTCGGTAGTCTATGGCGACGAGATACCTTATATATATAAGCACGCCTTCAATGCACAGATAGGTCTGGAGCATAAGTTAGTAGAAGCCAACTTCGGTGTACGCTACAATAGCGATATGCGTACCGCACCAGGACACGGACGTATAGCAGAGCGTGAGAAGATTCCAGCACACCTCATCTTAGATGCTACAGTGAAGGGGCACGTAAGTAAGAAGTTAACACTGACGCTAAATGCCATCAACCTGACTAACAAGAAATATCTCGTTTCACGTCATCCATCAGGACTGCGTGCCGGTCATCCTTTTGGTATCTATGGCGGTCTGCAATTGAAACTGTAAGGCAGCAGGCAAACCATAATAGATAGAATAAAACAGAATCATCATTATAAAACAGTAATGTACAGACTTATAAAATTAAATAGAATACTAACAGTTGTCTTCTTCCTCTTCACTGTCCTTACCGCTGCTGCACAGACAGCAGGCATGGTTTCGGGAATGGTGAAGGACGAACAGGGAGAAGCCCTCATCGGTGCTTACATACAGGTGTTGGAGACGAAGGCGAAAGCCGTTACGGACGTAGATGGCAACTTCACCATCAAGGCTTTAGCTGGCCAAACAATACAGGCAAGCTATGTCGGAATGGTCAGCAAGAGCGTAAAAGTTACAAACGGTCACACTCTAAATATCATACTAAAAAGCGACAGTCGTCAGATTGACGAGGTCGTTGTGACAGGTTATCAGAATATCCGTAACCGTGTCTATACTGGTGCGGCAACCTCAGTAAAGATGGATGACATCAAACTTGAGGGTATCGCAGATGTTTCGCGTATGCTCGAAGGCCGCGTGCCGG of the Prevotella melaninogenica genome contains:
- a CDS encoding FMN-binding protein, with amino-acid sequence MSNYSGKLQQLLSLLTCVLLVIAVSIRRDGKVVGRELKQQQTDSAKTETMVVLEDGSVRLNTTELGKDIIGYGGTVPLEITLENGKIKSVKALENSETPDFFKEASALLTKWNGHTVEEAQKLKVDAVSGATFSSKAIIGNVQRGLQYAAKNPVQDSIWAKMDFSSKAIAGLIVVLLAAIVPLFVKDRRYRISQQILNVIVLGFWCGSFLNYTSIVSYMSNGMNVLTLIVPVIMLITAFVYPLFGKKSYYCTHICPFGSLQELAGKCVGYKIKMKPKTAKRLDLFRQLLWAVLMLCLWTGVWFDWIDYEPFSAFVFQSASWVVIVIAVVFVVLSTVIIRPYCRFVCPTGSLFKYSQQSTLKNKK
- a CDS encoding TonB-dependent receptor family protein produces the protein MHYRMKMLPLLLALTTASGYAQNSQDSLSRPKSILTDSVHKLTEVVVSSNQMLGSKFEASNRTGSAYYISPAEILKFGYTDINRMLKSVPGVNVYEEDGYGLRPNISLRGTKAERSERISLMEDGVLAAPAPYSAPAAYYFPNAGRMYAIEVLKGSSQVQYGPFTTGGAINMVSTPVPSKFTARLNTSYGSYNTLKSYVSIGNGFKHTGFLVEYLRYQSDGFRKDEPNERTGFKRNDLIAKFLVRTNKDEGINHLLELKFGFANETSDETYLGLSESDFAHHPYFRYAGAQKDNLKTRHTQWVATYLIESGNKLKITTNLYYNYFFRNWYKLNEVRAGITKAERRSISDVLADPETNQDYFDIVTGKKNYAGEALMLRANNRVYHSRGIQSKAEYRTMLWGGYLTAEMGLRYHADSEDRFQHDDAYAMQDGRMSLFLAGLPGSQSNRITTAHAFSGYWMGKWSKGIVTFNVGMRYEDVELLNRNYTTSDLRRTGMVRIETPNHARALLPGAGFNIKLLPELSFIGGIHKGFAPPSATLDQKAESSVNIESGLRFTTKKLRCEAIAFVNNYSNMLGSDLAAQGGQGTLEQFNVGKAMVNGLELLCTYHPLPRHLGFQLPIQLSYTYTNTKMKNDFVSSAWGSVVYGDEIPYIYKHAFNAQIGLEHKLVEANFGVRYNSDMRTAPGHGRIAEREKIPAHLILDATVKGHVSKKLTLTLNAINLTNKKYLVSRHPSGLRAGHPFGIYGGLQLKL